In Bradyrhizobium sp. 195, the sequence CCGCGCCTCCGGCGAGCGCGTCATCGCCATCATCGACGATTTGCTGGAGCTGTCGCGGATCGAGACCGGCAAGCTCGACCTCAACTTCGCCAACCTCAACCTCAACGACCTCGTCGAAGCCTGCGTCACGGTGATGCAGCCGCAGGCCAATCGCGAGCGCATCATCATCCGCACCTCGCTTGCCCATGCGCTGCCGCAGGTCAGCGTGGACGCGCGCGCGATGCGGCAGATCACCATGAATTTGATCTCGAACTCGATCCGGCTCGCCAGCGCCGGCGGCCAGGTCATCGTCTCGACCGCGCTGTCCGACCGCGGCGAGATTGCGCTGCGCATCCGCGATACCGGCCATGGCCTCACCGAGCGCGAAGTCGCCGCCGCGATGGAGCCGTTCCGCACCCCGCCGCCCGGCGACGCCGCGGACAGCGCGGCGCTCAGCCTGTCACTGACCAAGGCCCTGGTCGAAGCCAACCGCGCCCGCTTCAACATCAAGAGCGCCGGCCACGGCACGCTGATCGAGTTGGTGTTCGCGCCCGCGCTGGCGGGGGCGTAGCCTCTACCGTCATTGCGAGCGCAGCGAAGCAATCCAGGCTGCCGCTCCCTCTCCCGCTTGCGGGAGAGGGTCGGGGAGAGGGTGCCTCCGCGACGGGACGATCCCCTTGAGGAGAGAGCCCTCACCCGCGCCTTCGGCGCGACCTCTCCCGCAAGCGGGAGAGGCTAGGCCCGCGGCACGTGAAGCTACTCCATCGCCAGTTCGCAGCTTGCTTCACGCCGCGCGCACGGTCTCCAGGAATCTGCTGACCTCGATCTTCAGCCGGCTGCTGTCGTTCGACAGCGACTGCGCCGCGGAGAGGACCTGCGAGGAGGCCGAGCCGGTCTCGGTCGCGCCCTGGCGCACGCTGGAGATGTTGGCGCTGACCTGCGTGGTGCCGGCGGCGGCGTTCTGGACGTTGCGCGAGATCTCGCTGGTCGCGGCGCCCTGCTCCTCCACCGCGGCGGCGATGGTGGAGGAAATCTCCGACAGCCGTTCGATCGTGCCGCCGATGGTCTTGATGGCGCCGACCGAATCCTCCGTTGCAACCTGGATGCTCGAGATCTGCTGACCGATGTCGCCGGTCGCCCTCGCCGTCTGCTCGGCGAGGGCCTTCACTTCCGAGGCCACCACGGCAAAGCCGCGCCCGGCTTCGCCCGCGCGCGCGGCCTCGATGGTGGCGTTCAGCGCCAGCAGGTTGGTCTGACCCGCAATGGCGTTGATGAGCTCGATCACGTCGCCGATGCGCGCGGCCGCCTTCGACAATTCGCTGACGCGATCGTTGGTCTGCCCGGCCTGGCTGACGGCGTCGCCGGCCATGCGCGCGGAGGCCTGCACCTGACGGCTGATCTCGTTGACGGAGGCGGTGAGCTCTTCCGCAGCGGAAGCAACCGACTGCACGTTGGTCGCGGCCTCTTCCGAGGCAGCCTCCACCAACGTGGCGAGCTCGGTCGACCGGCTGGCGGTGGTGGTCAGAGACGTGGCCGAGGCCTCGAGCTCGTTGGCCGCCGACGACACCGTCTCGACGATCTCGCCGATCGCTCCCTCGAAATCGTCGGCCATCCTGATCATGTCGGCGCGGCGGCGCTCGGCGGCGAGCTTGTCCTGCCTGATCTTCTCCTCGGCTTCTTCCTGCGCCTTCCGCTCGGCATTGATCTTGAACGTCTCGACCGCCTGCGCGATCTCGCCGATTTCGTCGGGACGGCCGAGCCCGGGAAGAACGATGGCGAAATTGCCGTTGGCGAGCTCGATCATCGCCACCCGCATCGCGGACAGCGGCCTGGAGACCGACAGCCCGATGAACACGCCGAGGCCGAGCACGGCGGATGCAATCAGCGCGATGGCGACGCCGATCCACCATTGAATGCCGTCGCGCTCGACATCGTTCAGCCGGTCGGCTTCGATGCGGATCCGGTCGACCGATTTCGACACCTGCTCGATGACCGGCTCGACGGCGGAAAACGCTTCCGACATCGCCTTCTGCCGGGCCGCGAGCGTCAGCGCGGCGTCCATCCACGCTGAAAAATCGCGCTGATAATCGGCAAGCTTCGCCCGCAGCTCCGTCTTCGCGGCATCGGACATATCGGCAGCATCGACCCCCGACAGGAATTCACCCGCGCGCTTCTTCATGTCCTCGCCGTATCTGGCGTCGCGGCGCAGCATGAAATCTTTCTCGTGACGGCGCATCATCAGCATGCTCACGCGGAGCGGCGCATTGTGCAATTGATCGACCCTGGCTTCGATGTCGTGCACGGAGGCGCGCAGTCGCCCCTCGAGGCCGGACTTCTCGTCGAGCCCAAGCCGCTGCTTGGTCTCGACCACGGCGGTGAAATGCGCCTGATAATCCCGGAGCGAGGCGCTCATCGCGTCGACCTGGCGCGTCAGGTCCGGCTTGCCGAGGGCGGCGATCCCGCCGCGCAGCTTCTCGATGTCGACCGCGACCTCCCGGCCGATCTCGACCTGCCGCTGCGCCTTGCCGGCGTCATTGCGCAGCAGGAAATCCTTCTCGGCGCGGCGGGCCTCGAGCAGTTCAATCGCGATCCTGCTGTTGAGCTCCTGGATCGTGCGCGCGTTCTCGGCCGCATCGCGATAGACGGCCATCGCGCGCTCGCCATAGAGATGGATGCCGCCGATCAGGACGACGCCGACGACGCCGATCACGCCGATTGCCGTGATCTTGTGAGTGAGACGAAGGGAGAGAAATCGCATCTTGGTTTCAAAATGGGTTGTTGCTGATGCGGTTATGGAGCGCCATTTGCGAGAAAACTTCCGTTAATTTGCGGACACGTATGAATACGTGCTTATGCACGATACACGTCATACGAGAGGTAACGGAGTCCCAACGGCAGGTTTATGCCGGCACATCATGCACGGTGAGATGAGCAGGCGCGGTCAAAAAAACACGGCGCTCGTGGCGCCGTGCTGTCGTGTCTTCAGGTTACGATGACGGTCCGGTTCAGCTGTAGATTTCGAACAGCCCGGCGCCGCCCTGGCCGCCGCCGATGCACATCGTCACCACGCCCCACTTGGCCTTGCGGCGCGCGCCTTCCTGCAACAGATGGCCGGTGAGACGGGCGCCGGTCATGCCGAAGGGATGCCCGATCGCGATCGAGCCGCCGTTGACGTTGTACTTGGCGGGATCGATGCCGAGCTGGTCGCGGCAGTACAGGCACTGGCTGGCGAAGGCTTCGTTGAGCTCCCACAGATCGATGTCGTCGACCTTCAGGCCGGTGCGCTTGAGCAGCTTCGGAATCGCGAACACTGGACCGATGCCCATCTCGTCCGGCTCGCAACCGGCGGTGGCCCAGGCGACGAAGCGGCCGAGCGGCTTGAGGCCGCGCTTCTCGGCGTCCTTGGCTTCCATCAGCACGACCGCCGCGGCGCCGTCCGAGAGCTGGCTGGCATTGCCGGCGGTGACGAACTTGCCGGGGCCCTTCACCGGCTCGAGCTTGGCGAGGCCCTCCATCGTGGTCTCGGGGCGATTGCATTCGTCGCGGTCGACGACGTAATCGACGATCGACTCCGCCTTGGTCTGCTTGTCGACGACCTTCATCTTGGTCTTCATCGGGACGATCTCGTCCTTGTACTTGCCCGCCTGCTGCGATGCCGCCATGCGGCGCTGCGATTCCAGCGAGAACTCATCCTGGTATTCGCGGCTGAGCTTGTAGCGCTCGGCGACGATGTCGGCGGTGTCGATCATCGCCATGAAGATATCGGGCGCGACCTTGAGCAATTCAGGATCGATCGATTCCTTCGGCGTGCCGCCGCCCGGCATCGAGATGCTCTCGACCCCGCCGGCGACGATGCAGTCGGCGCCGTCCGAGCGGATCGAGTTGGCGGCCATCGCGATGGTCTGCAGTCCCGAGGAGCAGAACCGGTTCACCGAGACGCCGGCCGTGGTCTTCGGCAGGCCGGCAAGCAGCGCGGCCTGGCGGCCGATGTTCGGCGCGCCATGGGCGCAATTGCCGAGATAGCAATCCTCGACATAATCCTTGTCGACGCCGGCGCGGTCGACCGCGTGATGAATGGCATGGGCCGCGAGCGACATCGGCGGCGTGATGTTGAACCCGCCGCGGCCTGACTTTGCGAGGCCCGTACGTGCATAGGAAACGATGACGGCTTCACGCATGTGTTTCTCCCTTGTCGAACGATTTTGAACGGAGCGTCCTGGCCCCATTGGTACACAAAGTTGGAAGGCTGCGGGAGAAATAAAAACGCCGCCTCCAGGTGATGGAGGCGGCGTTGTTCCGCGGGTCGGAATTTAGATCGCTGTCATTCCGGGCGATGCGAAGCATCGAACCGGGGTGCGCCCTTGCGCACCTGAGAATCTCGAGATTCCGGGTTCTCGCTTCGCGAGCCCCGGAATGACGCCGGCCTCAGAACGTCAGCGCCTTGGCCTGCTTGACCTGCGGCAGCGCCTGCACCTTGGCGAGCAGATCAGCCGGCACCGCGCCGTCGACCTCGACCAGCGCGATGGCATCGCTGCCGGGGGCGACGCGGCCGAGATGGAAGGTGGCGATGTTGATCTTGGCATCGCCCAGCAGGCTCGCGAACTGGCCGATGAAGCCCGGCTTGTCCTCGTTGGTGATGTAGATCATCGACTTGCCGAATTCGGCGTCGACGCGGATGCCCTTGACGTCGACCAATCGCGGCTTGCCGTCATGGTACACGGTGCCGGAGACCGAACGCTCCTGGCGCTCCGTCGCCACCGTGACGGTGATCAGGCTCTCATAATCGCTCTGGGCGGCGCGAACGATCTCGTCGACCACCATGCCGCGCTCCTTGGCGACGACGGGCGCCGACACCACGTTGACCTCGCCCAGCATCGGCCGCAGCAGTCCCGACAGCACGGCGGAGGTGATCGCCTTGATCTTCATCTCGGCGACGTGGCCCTCATAGGTGATCTCGACCTTGAGGATGCCGCTCTCGGTGAGCTGGCCGGCAAACGAGCCGAGCTTCTCGGCGAGCGAGATGAACGGCTTCAGCTTCGGCGCCTCTTCCGCGGTGATCGAGGGGAAATTGACCGCATTCGAGATCGCGCCGGTGAGCAGGTAATCCGACATCTGCTCGGCGACCTGGAGCGCGACGTTCTCCTGCGCTTCGGTCGTGGACGCCCCGAGATGCGGCGTGCAGATCACGTTGGGATGGCCGAACAGCACGTTCGCGTTCGCGGGTTCCTCGACGAAGACATCGAAGGCGGCGCCCGCAATGTGCTTGGAATTGAGCGCATCGACCACCGCCTGCTCGTCGACGAGACCGCCGCGGGCGCAGTTGATCAGGCGCACGCCCTTCTTCATCTTGGCGATTGCGGCCGCGTCGATGATGTTCTTCGTCTTCTCGGTCAGCGGCGTGTGCAGCGTGATGAAGTCGGCGCGCTTGAGCAAATCGTCGAGCTCGACCTTCTCGACGCCGATGTCCCTGGCGCGCTCGGGCGACAGGAACGGATCGAACGCGATCACCTTCATGCGCAGGCCGAGCGCGCGGTCGGCAACGATCGAGCCGATATTACCGCAGCCGACGACGCCCAGCACCTTGCCGGTGATCTCGACGCCCATGAAGCGGTTCTTCTCCCACTTGCCGGCCTGGGTCGAGGCGTCGGCCTGCGGGATCTCGCGGGCGAGCGCCAGCATCAGGGTGACGGCGTGCTCGGCGGTCGTGATCGAATTGCCGAACGGCGTGTTCATCACGATGATGCCCTTGGCCGTGGCGGCGGGGATCTCGACATTGTCGACGCCGATGCCGGCGCGGCCGATCACCTTGAGGTTGGTCGCCTTGTCGAGAATCTTTGCGGTCGCCTTGGTCGCGGAGCGGATCGCAAGGCCGTCGTAATTGCCGATGATCTCGGCGAGCTTGTCCTTGTCCTTGCCGAGATTGGGCTGGAAGTCGACCTCGACACCGCGATCCTTGAAGATCTGTACGGCGGCGGGCGAGAGCGCGTCGGAAATGAGAACTTTGGGTTTGGTCATGGGGATGTGTCCTTCACACCCTCCCCTGGAGGGGGAGGGTCGGCGCGCAGCGCCGGGGTGGGGTGAAGCTGCAAACTCGAAATTCGCCGGTGCGCCGTGTGGAGAGATCACCCCACCCCGCCGCACCTGACGGTGCGTCGACCCTCCCCCTCCAGGGGAGGGCAAGAACTCACGCCGCCTTAGGCAGAGCCGCCTTGGTCTCGGCGAAGGCCCAGTCGATCCACTGCGTCAGCAGCTCGACGTCCTTGGCTTCGACGGTGGCGCCGCACCAGATACGCAGGCCAGCTGGCGCATCGCGGTAATAGGCGAAGTCGTAGCCGGCGCCTTCCTTCTCGACGAGGGCAACCAGCTTCTTCGAGAAGTCGGCTTGCGCATCTTCGGACAGCGAGGTGATCGCGGGATCGGTGAACTTGAGGCACACCGAGGTGTTGGAGCGGATCGCGGCATCCTTGGCCAGGAAGTCGATCCACGGCGTCTTCGCCTTCCAGTCGGCGAGCACCTTGGTGTTGGCGTCGGCACGCGCGATCAGCGCCTTGAGGCCGCCGATCGATTTGGCCCAGTTCAGCGCATCGAGATAGTCCTCGACGCAGAGCATCGACGGCGTGTTGATGGTCTCGCCGACGAAGATGCCTTCGTTGATCTTGCCACCCTTGGTCATGCGGAAAATCTTCGGCAGCGGCCAGGCCGGCTTGTAGGTCTCGAGTCGCTCCACGGCGCGGGGCGACAGGATCAGCATGCCGTGCGCAGCCTCGCCGCCGAGCGCCTTCTGCCAGGAGAAGGTGACCACGTCGAGCTTCGCCCAGTCGAGCGGCTGCGCGAACGCGGCCGACGTCGCGTCGCAGATGGTCAGGCCGCTGCGATCCGCCTTGATCCAGTCGGCGTTCGGCACGCGCACGCCTGAGGTGGTGCCGTTCCAGGTGAAGACGACGTCGCTCGCGGGGTCGACCTTCGACAGGTCGGGGATTTCACCGTAAGCCGCGTTCAGCTTGGTGACGTCCTTGAGCTTCAATTCCTTGACGATGTCGCTGACCCAGCCCTCGCCGAAGGATTCCCAGGCGAGCGTGGTGACGGGGCGCGCACCGAGCAGCGACCAGAGCGCCATCTCGACCGCGCCGGTATCGGAGGCCGGCACGATGCCGATGCGGTAATCGGCGGGCACCTCGAGCACTTCGCGCGTCAGATCGATCGCGAGCTTGAGCTTGGTCTTGCCGACCTTCGCGCGATGCGAGCGGCCGAGTGCTGCGTCCTTGAGATTTTGAGCGTTCCAGCCGGGGCGCTTGGCGCAGGGGCCGGAGGAGAAATGCGGCACGTTCGGCCGCGAAGCGGGCTTCGCTACAGTCATAATATCTACCCTTCCAGATAGTCAGCCTCCCGTTGGGGGGAGGTGTCCCGCCGCGGCTGATACGGGAATCGGGCAGAGCAGTCAAGGAAGTTCCGGCGCCTCACGGCGGCTTGACGGTGCTTCCGCTGCGATACCAGGGGATTCAACGACCGCGAGCGCATTCAGCAAGCCCGTGGCCTCGCTGATCAATTGCGCGGCCCGGCGGCGGCTGCTGACTTTCAAAATGCATTTGTCATCGGCCTGCACAACGTAATCGTTGCCGACCTTGATCATCGAATAGCTTGTCATCGAAATCCCCGAACCGAGGCGAGCCCGGTGTCAGACGCCGCGTAGCACCGATCGTTCCTTCATCAACGTGAACGACCGACGGGTAGTTTACCGGCTCTTAACATGAACGAATGCGCGACCTGAATTTGCTGATTGCGCAAGGTCCGCAAGCAGTTGGCTCAAAAGCGGACAGTCATACCGACGTGACTCGCTGTGAATCCGAGCCGCTTGTAGAAACGCTGCGCATCGACGCGCGTCTGATGCGTCAGCAGTTCGACCAGATTGCAGCCGCGCGCCTTTGCTTCCGCGATTGCCCATTGCACCAAACGCTCGCCGATGCCGCGGCTGCGACAATCAGTGGCAACGCGCACGTCTTCGAGCAGGCCACGCACGCCACCTTGCGAGCTGATGCCCGGCAGAACCGCAAGCTGCAGGCAGCCGACCACCCTGCCCTCGCTCTCGGCCACCACGAGCGTCAGATTCGGATCGCGCTCGACCCGCGCGAATGCGTCGTAATAGGCGGCGGGCAACGGATCCTCGACGCGCTCGCGCGCGCGGCCGAGATGATCGTCGGCGAGCATCGCCACGATCGCGGGAACGTCGTCGCGGCGCGCGGGACGGATGGAGACGGATTCGGCGCTCATGGCGAAAACTCCAACTCAGCGCGCCGGCGGAAGGCCGAGAAACGCTTCGACTTCGCCGATCCAGCGGCGGACGGAAGCATAACGGCCGAGGTCGAAGCCGCCCTCATGCGCGACGCGGGTATAGGCGAGCAGCGAGACATCGGCGAGCGAAACGTCCTCGCCGGCGAAGAAACGGCTGGCCGCCAGCTGCTGCTCCATGCGGTCGAGCGCCGCATAGCCGCGCTTGACCTTTTCAGGATCCAGCTCGGAGGCGTCCTTGCCGAGATAGACGAGCAGGAAGCGGCACACAGCAATATAGGGCTCGTGGCTGTACTGCTCCCAGAACAGCCATTCATCCATCTTGGCCGCAGCAAAGGCATTCCGCGGAACGAGCGCGCTGTCGCGGGCGAGGTAGCGGATGATGGCATTGGATTGCGCCAGCGAGCGGCCGTCATCGAAGGCGATTGTCGGCACCTGGCCGGCACCGTTCATGGCAAGGAATTGCGGCGTGCGCGTCTCGCCCTTGCTCGTGTCGATCTCGATCCAGCGGTAGGGCAATGCGAGATGATCGCAGACCCACTTCACCTTGAGGCAATTGCCGGAATTGCTGTCGCCGTAGATCTTCATCGCTGCCGCCCCGCTTTGGAGCGACAGAGCATCAGGACGACGAAGCCGTGTCAACCGGCTGCGAACGCGGGCTTAGAATTTGTAGCCGGCACCCACGCGGAAATTGTTCAGATTGACCGAGATGTTCTTGGCGTTCGAGAACCCGACATGCTCCCATTCGCCGCGGAGGATCAAACAGTCGAGCAGTGCGTATTCGATACCGATGCCCCCCGTCCATCCGTAGATGAAGCTGTTCGCGCGCCGCTCGGTCTGCGTCATCGTACCCGACCCGATATTCGTGCGCGTCGTGACGCCGGTGTTGGGGTCGGTGTAGTCGTCGTTCTTCAGATACGACACCGTCGCAAACCTCGACACGTCGGCGCGTCCGATCGCGAGGCCGCCGAACGCATAAGGCATGAAGTCTCCGCCGGACCAACCAACCCGGCCTCGGAAAGTCACGTAGTCCTTGAGCTGCAACGCGGCGCCGCCGCCGAGCGTCGTGGTATAGGAATAGACGTGATCCGTGGGCGCGGTTTCACCTGGGATCAATCGCGTCATGGAATCGCTCGCGCTGCTCCCGAGATTGTTCATGTAGCTGTAGTTGGCTTCGACGCCCATCACGGCGTCATAGAACTGCCAATTACGGCCGACATAGGCACCGAATCCCGTGCTCTGAACGTGGTTCTTGGGCAGCAGCGACCAACCACCAACAGGTGCCTGCAGGATGCTGTCGCGCAGCATGAAATCCGTCATCGATTTCGGAGCGCGGCTGAAGTCCATCTCGGTCGTGGCGAAACCGAATTGACCGCCGACATAGAAGCCGTCCCAATTGACCGAGGACTTCGACAGGCCATCGGTGAAGCCGCCGCGCAGGATCGGCAGGTCCGGCATGTCGGCCGCGTGCGCGGCAGACACCGTCCCCAACATCGCTGCCGCCAACATCAGCCTACGCATCGCAACGCTCCATCGGACTCGAACTGTTGCGATGATCATCGCCTGTTAACCTTAACCAATGGTTGCGTCGGCCGCTTTCGTCGCGACCAGGCCATGAAAAATCCGCAAAGCAAAACGGCGCGGGATGATCCCGCGCCGTTAAGAAGTCCTAACCGATCAGCTGGCTGATCAGCCCTTGGTGACCAGCGGCGGCGGCGGCGGCATGTAGGCCGGTGCGCTGTCGAGATTCCAGCGCACGCCAAACTTCAGGTCGTGCGAGGTGATGTCCTTGAACTTGAAAACGTTGTTGGTCGTGCCGCCGGTGTAGTCCGACAGGACTCCGGTCTGTCCCGGTCCCAGGTCAACGTAGCTGTAGGCGAGTTCGAGGACGAGGTTGGGATTGACCTTATAGGCGAGACCGGCATGGGCCGCCCAGGCGAAATTCCACTTCGAGCCAGTCGGTGCACTCGCGAAGCTCGTGTTTCCGACTGCCAGGTTGTTGATGCCCGTATCGGTGAAGTTCGCGATCGAAACGCGCGCACCGCCGACACCGGCGCCGATGAACGGCGTGATGCACCACCAGGTGCCGAGGTCGACATACGCGTTGGCCAAGACCAGCCATTCGGACTTGCTGGCGCTGTAATTGTCGATGCCGCTGTAAGGTACGCCGCCCGCGGTTCCGGTGAAACGATCCGTTCCCTTGAAGTTTGAATTGCCGCGGTACTGCCCGGTCACGTCGGCCCGGAACCAGTTGTTGAACCGGTAGCCGACGCCCAGACCGTAGATGCCGGCCGCATCGAACGAGGTCTTCTGATCAAACGAGGTGAGCTGCGAATAAGCCGACTCGCGACCGTAGTGCAAATCGCTCGTCTTCTGATTGCTGAAGCCGATATCGCCACGGAGATACCAGCCGCCGAAATCGGCGGGCGGAGCGGGCGGCGCGTACATGGGAGGGGGCGCCGCGATCGGCATGTCGGCGGCGAATGCCATCGACGAGATCAGGGTTGCCGCACCCGCGGCAAGGAGAGACTTAACGCTACGCATTGGCTTCGTCCTTTTGGCCGGTGAGGCAAATACGCAGGCCTCACGTTCTGGAAACTCACGGAGCGGACGATGCCAGCAAATGTTTAAGCGCCACTTAACCCTAATTTTTAAGGTTGATTTTTTCTCACCTCACACGCGGATGCGGCTGGAGCGTTGCCAAAATGCGGCGGTCGCGCGCCGCAATTGCTAACGATTGATGAAGCCGCAATGCGGCGAAGCGAGATTTGTTAACGCTTGTGCTGGGGCAACCTGGGCAGGAACACCGCAAGCAGGCCGATCGCCGGCAGATAGGCGCAGACCTGGTAGACGAACTCGATCGAGGTGCGATCGGCGAGCTTGCCGAGTACGGCAGCCCCCAGGCCCCCGATGCCGAAGGCGACGCCGAAGAACACGCCGGAGATCATGCCGAATCTGTGCGGCACCAGCTCCTGCGCGAATACGATGATCGATGACGTGGTCGAGGAGATGATCAGGCCGATGATGACCGACAACACAGCGCTCGCAACGAGCCCGGCATAAGGCAGCGCCAGCGTGAACGGCAGCGCGCCCAGGATCGAAATCCAGATCACGATCTTGCGGCCGAAGCGATCACCCAAGGGACCGCCCAGAAACGCACCGACCGCGTTCGCCGCGAGGAAGATGAAGAGATACATCTGCGCTGCCTGCGTGGAGACGCCGAAGCGGTCGATCAGGTAAAAGATGTAGTAGCTCGACAGGCTCGATACGTAGAGCTGCTTTGAGAACAGCAGCGCGACCAGCACGAGCAGCGCAACGGCGACGCGTCGCGAGCTCGGCGCGTCGGGATGGGACTGAAGTGCCGCCGTCTTCTTCGCCTTGATCTGCGGCGCATACCAGCGGCCGATCCGCCAGAGGATAAGGATCGCCAGGAACGCGATCGAGGAGAACCAGGCGATGCTGCCCTGCCCGAACGGCACCACGATCAGCGCAGCCAGCACCGGCCCCATCGATGTGCCGAAACTGCCACCGAGCTGAAACACCGATTGCGCAAAGCCGTAGCGGCCGCCGGAGGCGAGCCGCGCGATGCGTGCCGATTCCGGATGAAACACCGCCGAGCCGAGGCCGACCAGCGCGGCGGCAACGAGAATGACGAGGTATTGCTGCGCGGCGCTGAGCAGCAGCAGGCCGAAGAAGGTCGAGGCCATGCCGATCGCCAGCGAATAGGGCTGCGCCTTCTTGTCGGTGTAATGGCCGACCACCGGCTGGAGCAGCGAGGCCGTGAATTGGAAGGCCAGCGTGATCATGCCGATCTGCGCGAAGTCGAGCGCGTAGGTGTCCTTCAGGATCGGATACACCGAGGCGATCAGCGACTGCATGGTGTCGTTGAGGAAGTGCGAGACGCTGATGCCGGCGAGCACGACATAAGCCGGCCCTGCCGCTTTGGCAGCGGGTGCCACGTCGGCGACAACGACGGACTCGGTCAGCGTTCCCTCTGAGACGACGACAGGCTTGTTCAAAGCAGCGATCCCGGCGCGGCAGATTGCCGCGATCTGATCGTTACGATGCACGCGGCGCTCGAACCACCGCCAATCGCTTATGGCTGGGATGCGCGTGTCTTACCCAATTCCCGCGAGTCCGGAATCGTAGGGTGGGCAAAGGCGCATTTGCGCCGTGCCCACGATCTGTCCGAGACGGCGACGGAGCGTGGGCACGCTTCGCTTTGCCCACCCTACGCTGCTGCCCGTGAGGTGAGATCACCCACCCCGCTCGTGCTTGAAAACCTCACGCCGCGGCGTGGCCCAGCGCGGAGACGATGGTGTCGACGACGTCCTCGACCAGGAGGCGGTCCTCGCCCTCGCCCATGACGCGGATCACCGGCTCGGTGCCGGAGGAGCGGATCAAGAGGCGGCCATGGCCGTTGAGACGCTTCTCGCCGTCGGAGATCGCCGACTTGACGTCGGAATCGTCGAGCGGCTTGCCGCCCTTGTGGCGGACGTTCTTGAGGATCTGCGGCAGCGGATCGAAACGGTGGCAGACTTCGGACACCGGCCGGCGCAACTTCTGCACCACGGCCAGCACCTGCAATGCCGCAACGAAGCCATCGCCGGTGGTGGCGTAGTCGGACAGGATGATGTGGCCGGACTGCTCGCCGCCGAGATTGTAGCCGCCGTTCAGCATCTGCTCGAGCACGTAACGGTCGCCGACCGGCGTGCGCACGAGATCGAGCCCCTGCCCGTTCAGGAAACGCTCGAGGCCGAGATTGGACATCACGGTGGCGACGATGCCCGGCCGCGACAGCCGGCCGTCTTCCTTCCAGCTCTGCGCGATCACGGCGAGCAGCTGGTCGCCGTCGACGATATGGCCGCGCTCATCGACAAGGATGACGCGATCGGCGTCGCCGTCCAGCGCGATGCCGATGTCGGCGCGCATCTCGCGCACCTTCTTCGACAGGGCTTCCGGCGAGGTCGAGCCGCATTCCTTGTTGATGTTGAAGCCGTCGGGCTCGACACCGATCGGCACGACGTCGGCACCCAGCTCCCACAGCGCCTCCGGCACTACCTTGTAGGCAGCGCCATTGGCGCAATCGACCACGACGCGCAGGCCGTCCAGCGACAGATCGCGCGGCAGCGTGCGCTTGGCGAATTCGATGTAGCGGTCATGCACGCCGTCGATGCGGCGAGCGCGGCCCAGGCTCGCGCTTTGTGCGAGCCTCTTGTCGAGGGATTCGTCGAGCAGCTGCTCGATCTGCCGCTCGACGTCGTCGGACAGCTTGAAGCCCTGCGGGCCGAATAGCTTGATGCCGTTGT encodes:
- a CDS encoding GNAT family N-acetyltransferase, which encodes MSAESVSIRPARRDDVPAIVAMLADDHLGRARERVEDPLPAAYYDAFARVERDPNLTLVVAESEGRVVGCLQLAVLPGISSQGGVRGLLEDVRVATDCRSRGIGERLVQWAIAEAKARGCNLVELLTHQTRVDAQRFYKRLGFTASHVGMTVRF
- the serA gene encoding phosphoglycerate dehydrogenase gives rise to the protein MTKPKVLISDALSPAAVQIFKDRGVEVDFQPNLGKDKDKLAEIIGNYDGLAIRSATKATAKILDKATNLKVIGRAGIGVDNVEIPAATAKGIIVMNTPFGNSITTAEHAVTLMLALAREIPQADASTQAGKWEKNRFMGVEITGKVLGVVGCGNIGSIVADRALGLRMKVIAFDPFLSPERARDIGVEKVELDDLLKRADFITLHTPLTEKTKNIIDAAAIAKMKKGVRLINCARGGLVDEQAVVDALNSKHIAGAAFDVFVEEPANANVLFGHPNVICTPHLGASTTEAQENVALQVAEQMSDYLLTGAISNAVNFPSITAEEAPKLKPFISLAEKLGSFAGQLTESGILKVEITYEGHVAEMKIKAITSAVLSGLLRPMLGEVNVVSAPVVAKERGMVVDEIVRAAQSDYESLITVTVATERQERSVSGTVYHDGKPRLVDVKGIRVDAEFGKSMIYITNEDKPGFIGQFASLLGDAKINIATFHLGRVAPGSDAIALVEVDGAVPADLLAKVQALPQVKQAKALTF
- a CDS encoding methyl-accepting chemotaxis protein; the protein is MRFLSLRLTHKITAIGVIGVVGVVLIGGIHLYGERAMAVYRDAAENARTIQELNSRIAIELLEARRAEKDFLLRNDAGKAQRQVEIGREVAVDIEKLRGGIAALGKPDLTRQVDAMSASLRDYQAHFTAVVETKQRLGLDEKSGLEGRLRASVHDIEARVDQLHNAPLRVSMLMMRRHEKDFMLRRDARYGEDMKKRAGEFLSGVDAADMSDAAKTELRAKLADYQRDFSAWMDAALTLAARQKAMSEAFSAVEPVIEQVSKSVDRIRIEADRLNDVERDGIQWWIGVAIALIASAVLGLGVFIGLSVSRPLSAMRVAMIELANGNFAIVLPGLGRPDEIGEIAQAVETFKINAERKAQEEAEEKIRQDKLAAERRRADMIRMADDFEGAIGEIVETVSSAANELEASATSLTTTASRSTELATLVEAASEEAATNVQSVASAAEELTASVNEISRQVQASARMAGDAVSQAGQTNDRVSELSKAAARIGDVIELINAIAGQTNLLALNATIEAARAGEAGRGFAVVASEVKALAEQTARATGDIGQQISSIQVATEDSVGAIKTIGGTIERLSEISSTIAAAVEEQGAATSEISRNVQNAAAGTTQVSANISSVRQGATETGSASSQVLSAAQSLSNDSSRLKIEVSRFLETVRAA
- a CDS encoding thiolase family protein, giving the protein MREAVIVSYARTGLAKSGRGGFNITPPMSLAAHAIHHAVDRAGVDKDYVEDCYLGNCAHGAPNIGRQAALLAGLPKTTAGVSVNRFCSSGLQTIAMAANSIRSDGADCIVAGGVESISMPGGGTPKESIDPELLKVAPDIFMAMIDTADIVAERYKLSREYQDEFSLESQRRMAASQQAGKYKDEIVPMKTKMKVVDKQTKAESIVDYVVDRDECNRPETTMEGLAKLEPVKGPGKFVTAGNASQLSDGAAAVVLMEAKDAEKRGLKPLGRFVAWATAGCEPDEMGIGPVFAIPKLLKRTGLKVDDIDLWELNEAFASQCLYCRDQLGIDPAKYNVNGGSIAIGHPFGMTGARLTGHLLQEGARRKAKWGVVTMCIGGGQGGAGLFEIYS
- a CDS encoding phosphoserine transaminase, which translates into the protein MTVAKPASRPNVPHFSSGPCAKRPGWNAQNLKDAALGRSHRAKVGKTKLKLAIDLTREVLEVPADYRIGIVPASDTGAVEMALWSLLGARPVTTLAWESFGEGWVSDIVKELKLKDVTKLNAAYGEIPDLSKVDPASDVVFTWNGTTSGVRVPNADWIKADRSGLTICDATSAAFAQPLDWAKLDVVTFSWQKALGGEAAHGMLILSPRAVERLETYKPAWPLPKIFRMTKGGKINEGIFVGETINTPSMLCVEDYLDALNWAKSIGGLKALIARADANTKVLADWKAKTPWIDFLAKDAAIRSNTSVCLKFTDPAITSLSEDAQADFSKKLVALVEKEGAGYDFAYYRDAPAGLRIWCGATVEAKDVELLTQWIDWAFAETKAALPKAA